In one window of Schistosoma haematobium chromosome 5, whole genome shotgun sequence DNA:
- a CDS encoding hypothetical protein (EggNog:ENOG410YYW0~COG:O~MEROPS:MER0003620) has translation MVECNGHMVMLNRWTILMVTLFTYYLTCQCVSTWLIRSGEPVQQRTDFPFIALLVTYASMCTGSLVSTRAVLTAVGLHGSNVDILCLLQISFLSLSEFEQRTINHQPSEIKVAPDYYPVCQLKRENKRITKSLSGYDMAIITLTNSVNLETGIKVVSLATESDIPIPESIVYMVGYGQDVKDSDPAGRNGGILKKGSATVMACRHKTYGNPICVKPGPNSKQIAGPGDSGGPLLFSSQGPIIGVASSGVVLSSLADLCVEYSSVARMLRFILFNI, from the exons ATGGTTGAATGTAACGGTCACATGGTCATGTTGAACCGATGGACGATTCTGATGGTGACGCTGTTTACCTACTACCTGACATGTCAGTGTGTGTCAACCTGGCTGATACGTAGTGGTGAACCTGTTCAACAACGCACTGATTTCCCTTTCATTGCACTTTTGGTGACATATGCATCCATGTGCACAGGCTCATTAGTTTCGACAAGGGCGGTACTCACGGCCG TGGGTTTGCATGGATCTAATGTTGACATACTTTGTCTTTTGCAGATTTCGTTCCTATCACTGAGCGAATTTGAGCAGAGAACTATTAATCATCAACCTTCTGAAATTAAAGTTGCACCAGATTACTATCCTGTTTGTCAGTTGAAACGAGAGAATAAACGCATTACGAAGTCACTTAGTGGTTATGATATGGCAATTATAACACTCACTAATTCGGTCAACCTGGAGACTGGGATTAAAGTAGTCAGTCTGGCAACTGAATCGGATATACCAATACCAGAAAGTATTGTTTATATGGTAGGTTATGGACAGGATGTTAAGGATTCTGATCCGGCCGGTCGAAATGgtggaattttaaaaaaag GTAGTGCTACTGTCATGGCATGCAGACACAAAACGTACGGAAATCCTATTTGTGTCAAACCTGGTCCAAACTCAAAGCAAATAGCCGGTCCAGGTGACAGTGGTggacctcttcttttctcttctcAAGGTCCAATTATCGGAGTGGCGTCAAGTGGCGTAGTCCTTTCGTCTCTTGCTGATCTATGCGTTGAGTATTCTAGTGTGGCAAGAATGCTTAGATTTATACTATTCAATATTTGA
- a CDS encoding hypothetical protein (EggNog:ENOG410V92F~COG:T) yields MSSDQLKQSFLSFCNFVKKGSITATDKTIKKLCTDCQIYSKNLDTNRIDIEFRAHIGSTKRDVDFPGFVSFLEGRLAKVYAAANGMEHKDAVIELKRKIAETSPAIHGGTKISSDPTTSRLTNVKTFTGSHKERFDIETGKGLVLLFNVVGNIYEREKKE; encoded by the exons ATGTCATCAGATCAAttaaaacaatcatttttatcattttgtaattttgttaaaAAAGGTTCTATTACAGCAACTGATAAAACCATTAAAAAATTATGTACAGATTGtcaaatttattcaaaaaattTAGATACAAATCGTATTGATATTGAATTTCGTGCACATATTGGAAGTACTAAAAG AGACGTTGATTTCCCAGGATTTGTAAGTTTTCTGGAAGGTCGATTAGCAAAAGTTTATGCTGCTGCCAACGGTATGGAACATAAAGATGCAGTAATTGAGCTTAAACGTAAAATAGCTGAAACATCACCAGCGATTCATGGTGGTACT aaAATTAGCTCTGATCCAACAACATCTAGATTGACaaatgtaaaaacatttactgGTTCACATAAAGAACGTTTTGATATAGAAACTGGTAAAGGTTTAG TTCTTCTATTCAATGTTGTAGGCAATATATATGAAAGAGAGAAGAAAGAATAG